The DNA sequence TCGACGAGGTCCGCGACATCTACCTCCCGCTCTCCCGCCTCCTCAACCTCTACGTCGGCGCCACGGACGGCCTCAGAGGGGCGCTGAACACCTTCCTGGGCGAACAGGGCTCCCAGTCCGGCACCCCGTTCGTCATAGGGGTCGCCGGTTCGGTCGCCGTGGGCAAGTCCACGGTCGCCCGCCTGCTGCAGGCCCTGCTCTCCCGCTGGCCCGAGCACCCGCGCGTGGAGCTGGTCACCACGGACGGCTTCCTGCTGCCCACCAAGGAGCTCCAGGCCCGCGGCCTGATGTCGCGGAAAGGATTCCCCGAGTCCTTCGACCGCCGCGCTCTCACCCGCTTCGTCGCCGACATCAAGGCGGGCAAGGGCGAGGTCACGGCCCCCGTCTACTCCCACCTGATCTACGACATCGTCCCGGACCAGAAGCTCACGGTCCGCCGCCCCGACATCCTGATCGTCGAGGGACTGAACGTCCTCCAGCCCGCCCTCCCGGGCAAGGACGGCCGCACCCGGGTCGGCCTCGCCGACTACTTCGACTTCAGCGTGTACGTCGACGCCCGCACCGAGGACATCGAGCGCTGGTACCTCAACCGCTTCAAGCGGCTGCGCGAGACCGCCTTCCAGAACCCGTCCTCGTACTTCCGCAAGTACACCCAGGTGTCCGAGGAGGAGGCCCTCGACTACGCCGGCACGATGTGGCGCACCATCAACAAGCCCAATCTGGTGGAGAACATCGCCCCCACGCGCGGCCGGGCCACCCTGGTCGTACGCAAGGGCCCGGACCACAAGGTGCAGCGGCTGAGCCTGCGCAAGCTGTGAGGTTGCGCAGGCCGTGAGGCTGCGCAGGCTGTGAGGCTGCGCAGGCTGTGAGGCTGTCACACGGGCCTGTTAAAAAGGCGTCATGCTGCATCTGCGCCTGATCACGCCGGCCGACCGGACCGACGACGTGGTACGCCTGATCGAGGGGACGGTGGGGGCGACCCACCTCGCCGTTCTGCCGGGCGCCGCCCGCAACCCCTCCGGGGACCTGGTCATGTGTGACGTGGCGCGCGAGGCGGGCGACGGACTCCTCACCGATCTCCAGCAGTTGGGCATCGAGAAGTCCGGGTCCATCGCCGTCGAGAACATCGACCTGTCGCTGTCCAAGCGCGCCGACGAGGCCGAGAAGGAGGCGCCGGGGGAGGGCGCGGACGCGGTGCTGTGGGAGCACCTCACGGAGGCGACACACGAGGAGTCGACTCTCTCGGTCACCTACCTCGCCTTCATCACCCTCGCAACGATGATCGCGGCCTGCGGTGTCGTGCTCGACAACGCGATCCTGATCGTGGGCGCGATGGCGGTCGGCCCGGAGTTCGGCCCGCTCGCGGGCATCTGCACGGCCATGGTGCAGCGGGCGCCACGCCTGGCGCTGCGCTCACTGATCGCTCTGCTGGTGGGCTTCGCGGTGGCGATGGCGGTGACGATGGGCTTCAGCTACCTCATGGACGCCGTCGGCCTGTTCACCGAGGCCAAACTGGAGGCGGACCGGCCCAACACGGGCTTCATCTACGCCCCCGACTGGTTCTCCTTCGTCGTGGCGGTACTGGCCGGCGCCGCCGGCACCCTCTCCCTGACGTCCGCCAAGTCCGGCGCTCTGGTCGGCGTCGCCATCTCGGTGACGACGGTCCCGGCCGCCGCCAACGCGTCGGTGGCGCTGATCTACGGCGACGCCAAACAGACCTGGCTCTCGACCGGGCAGCTGCTCCTGAACCTCCTGGGCATCATCCTGGCAGGCACCCTCACCCTGCTGACACAGAAGTGGCTCTGGTCCGTACAACGCCGGCGGAGCACCACCCCGTAAGGGGCGCGGGGAACTGCGCGAGCAACCACAGACAACGGTCAGCCCGCGACGAACAGAAACCCCCCGCCCCGACCCGGCACGACCGGTTACCCCAGCGCGGACTTCACCACATCGGCCAGCCGCCCCGCCACAGACCGGGCCTGCTCGATATCCGCGGCCTCGACCATCACCCGCACCAACGGCTCGGTACCGGACGGCCGCAGCAACACCCGCCCCGTGGAACCGAGTTCCCGCTCCGCCTCGGTGACGGCGGCAGCCAGCTCGGCCGAGCTCCCGACCCGGGTCCGGTCCACGTCCGGGACATTGATCAGCACCTGCGGCAGCCGCTCCATCACAGCAGCGAGATCCCGCAGCGTACGCCCGGTCTCGGCGACCCGGGCCGCCAGCAGCAGCCCGGTCAGCGTGCCGTCACCGGTCGTGGCGTGGTCGAGGATGATGACATGCCCGGACTGCTCGCCGCCGAGGGCGTAGCCGTGCTCCTTCATCTCCTCCAGCACATACCGGTCGCCGACGCCGGTCTGCACGAGCTTCAGACCCTCGCGCTCCAGCGCCAGCTTGAAGCCGAGGTTCGACATCACGGTCGCCACGACGGTGTCGGCGCGCAGAGCGGAGCGTTCCCGCATCGCCAGCGCGAGCACGGCGAGGATCTGGTCGCCGTCCACCTCGTCGCCGGTGTGGTCCACGGCGAGGCACCGGTCGGCGTCCCCGTCGTGCGCGATCCCCAGCGCGGCCCCGTGGTCGAGGACGGCGGCCTTCAGCTTGTCCAGGTGCGTGGACCCGCAGCCGTCGTTGATGTTGAGCCCGTCCGGCTCGGCACCGATGGTGACGACGTCGGCCCCGGCCTGCCGGAACGCCTCCGGAGAGACGCCCGCCGCGGCGCCGTGCGCCTCGTCGAGGACGATCTTCAGCCCGTCCAGCCGGTTCGGCAGCACGCCGAGGAGGTGGGCGACGTACTCGTCGAACCCCTGGTCGTACGACCGCACCCGTCCGACCGACGCACCCGTCGGCCGCTGCCACGGCTCACCGTGCCGGTGCTCGTCGTAGACGGACTCGATACGGTCCTCCAGCTCGTCGGCGAGCTTGTGGCCGCCGCGGGCGAAGAACTTGATGCCGTTGTCCGGCATGGCGTTGTGGCTGGCGGAGAGCATGACACCGAGGTCGGCACCGAGCGAGCCGGTGAGGTGCGCGACCGCGGGCGTGGGCAGCACGCCGACCCGCATCACGTCGACACCCGCACTCGCGAGGCCCGCGACGACGGCGGCCTCCAGGAACTCCCCGGACGCGCGCGGATCCCGCCCGACCACCGCTGTCGGCCGGTGGCCCTCGAAGGTGCCCGCCTCGGCGAGTACGTGCGCTGCCGCCACGGACAGACCGAGGGCCATCTCGGCCGTCAGATCCGCGTTGGCGACACCACGCACGCCGTCCGTGCCGAAGAGTCGTCCCACTTGTCCTCCTGAGGAAACATCAGTTCCGAAAGCGGAGCCGGCGCTCGATATGCCACCGGGCCACCGGGGGCTCCCGCTACCAGGCATTCCATGCCTGGGGCATCGGATCACACAAGCCTTTGAACGTCTTGTGCCGTTATACGCCCGCGCCCGGTGATAAGACGAACGCCCCGGCGGCACTGTGGCGTGCCGCCGGGGCGTTCGGAGTACCGGAGTACGAGCAGAGGCAGCTTGCGCTTAGCGCTTGCTGTACTGCGGGGCCTTGCGGGCCTTCTTCAGACCGGCCTTCTTGCGCTCGACCGCACGGTCGTCGCGCTTGAGGAAGCCGGCCTTCTTCAGCGGGCCGCGGTTGTTGTCGACGTCGGCCTCGTTCAGGGCGCGGGCGACACCGAGACGCAGCGCACCGGCCTGGCCGGAGACACCGCCACCGGCGATGCGGGCGATGACGTCGTAGCGACCCTCGAGCTCAAGCACCTTGAAGGGCTCGTTGACTTCCTGCTGGTGCACCTTGTTGGGGAAGTAGTCCTCAAGGGTGCGACCGTTGATCTTCCACTTGCCGGTGCCCGGAACGATCCGGACGCGGGCGATGGCGTTCTTGCGACGGCCCAGGCCGGCGGCCGGCTGGGGCTCACCGAAGCGCGAGGCGAGGGACTCGGAGGTGTACTCACCCTCCACCGGAACCTCGGACTCGGTGGTGTAGCTGTCGATGTCGATGTTCTCGACGTTCTCGACGTTCTCGTCGAGCGGCTGCTCGGCAGTGGTCTCGGCCACGATTCTCCTCAGATTCTCTTCAGTCTTAGGGGGTGGCCGGACTTACTGCGCGACCTGGGTGATCTCGTACGGCTGCGGCTGCTGCGCGCCGTGCGGGTGCTGGTCACCCTTGTAGACCTTCAGCTTCGAGAGCATCTGACGGCCCAGAGTGTTCTTGGGGAGCATGCCCTTGACGGCCTTCTCGACGGCCTTCTCGGGGTTCTTGTCGAGGAGCTCGTCGTAACGGACGGAGCGCAGACCACCCGGGTAGCCGGAGTGGCGGTACGCCATCTTCTGGGTCCGCTTGTTGCCGGAGAGGTGCACCTTGTCGGCGTTGATGATGATGACGAAGTCACCGGTGTCGACGTGGGGCGCGTAGATCGGCTTGTGCTTGCCGCGGAGAAGGGACGCGGCGGTGGTGGCGAGACGGCCCAGGACGACGTCCTGAGCGTCAATGACGTGCCATTGGCGAGTCACATCGCCGGGCTTGGGGCTGTACGTACGCACTTCGCAGCCTTCTTCTTCAGTGGATGGGTGCTGACACATGGCATCACTGAAGCGATCGTGCAGCTGGGGACGACAATGCCGGGGACGCTGCCCGTATGCCGCCCACTGGTAACTGCTCCAGGGAACCTAGGTAGAGGCCACTCCCGTGAGAACGAGCGAGCCAATACACAACGAACACGCAGGATACCTGCGGCGCCGCGGCCGGGTCAAAACGGGTTGCCGACGCCTGGGTCCTGTTGTCCGGTAACCAGCGTAAGCGCCCCGCCGGGCCCCACCGCCCCGGACCGCGTGTTGATGGTCACGTCCCGCGGGACGAGGCTGGTGGGGTCGAAGGGGTGGAGCCCCTGGAGGACGGGACGGGTAGGGGCGGCGGGGGCGAGACATCCCCGCCGGACCGAACGCCCCGGACGGCCACCGTCACCGCCACACCACACAACGTCACCGCATCCCGAAAGGCCCGCCGCTGCACCGCCTCCAGATAGGGCCAGGTCACCCCGGGAAGCTGCGGCACGAGCGAGACCCAGAACCACACCCCCCGGGCAACCGCCCCCTCACTCAGCACCCCGGCCACCAGCAGCGGCACGACAGCCAGCAGATAGTGGTCGTACGACGGCCGGGATACGAGGAACGCCGAGAGCATCAGCCCCGCCGCAGTCTCGACAAGGCGCCGCGCCCCCTCGTCCCCACGACGCCAGCGCCCATACGCACATCCCGCCCCCACCCCCGCCGCGACCAGCCCGATCCCCCCGGCCACCGCCCCCGGCACCCCCACCCTCGGCAGCACGGCAACCAGCGACGCCTCATACAGCCGCACGAAGCCGTCGTCCCCGCCCAGAAGGAACGGCAGAGTCCGGGTGAAGAACCCCGCAGGATCCGGCAGCAGCAACGCCGCCCCCACGGACGCGACCACCGGCACCCCGACCATCACCCCCAGCCCCCGCCACTGCCGCGCGAACACGAACAGCAACCCCACCGGCGCCAGCAGCGGCTTCAGGGCGATCGCCGCCCCGATCACCGCCCCCGCCGCCACCCACCGCCCCCGCGCCGCCAGCAACAGGCCCAGCGGCAGGGCGAGCACCGCCGTAGCGGTCCAGTTCCCCAGCAGAACAAGGTGCGCGAACGGGGCGAACCCGACCGCGAGCCCGATCAGTCCGAGGGCGGCGAACCGGCTGCGCAGCGGAACCCCGTGCACCCGCAGCGCACAGACCCAGCCCCCCACCAGACACCCGGTCACGACCACCGGCACGAGCACCCCCAGCAGACCCCGCGGAATCAGGGCCTGAGGAGCCGCCGCCAGCACCGCACTCGGCAAATAGAGAAAGTGGGGGTCGTCATACGGCGAACCCCCACCCAGCCAGACCCGCGCCGCCCGCACGACGATGGCGTTGTCCATCCCTCCGTCCGAGGTCACCCGCGCCGTACGCATCACGAGGGCCCCCAGCAAGACCCCGAGCACCGCCCACAGATGCCACGTCGCCCGTCGTACCAACCACCCGGAGATGTCGCTTTTGTGCTCGCTCATCGGCTGAACGCTAGGTGCCTGTGGGCCGCTTGGGGCGGACCGGCACACCTTCGGTCCGTCTAAGATGCGCCCCATGAGCTACGGGCAGCAGGGGGGACCCCAGTCCCAGTGGGATCCCTGGACACCGCAATCCCAGCAGCCGTGGAACAGCGGCGCCGACGACCAGACCCCGGACTGGGCCGCGCTCGCCGAGGCATCCGAGACCCGTAACAAACGGCGTCGGCTGCTGTTCATCGGCGGCGGCGCGCTGGCCACTGTCGCGATCGGTGCCGCCGTCGCCGTGGCCGTGGTGTCGTCGAACGACGGCAACTCGGCCTCGAATCAGCCGTCTTCCGAGCTCCCGGCGACCGCGGACCTGCCGAACCAGTCCACCGCCCCGTCGTTCGAGCCGACGAGCGCCCCACCGCCGCTGGATCCGAAGGACTTCATCTCCAGCAAGGCCAAGGACACCGCTCCGCTCGGCGCGCAGATCCTCTTCCCCGGCACACAGCTGACCATGGGTGAGACGGTCTACAAGAAGGGCGCGACGGACGACACGAAGAACTGCTCCGCGGTCACCGAGGGCGGACTCCCGAAGATCCTCTCCGCCAACGGCTGCACCCGCTTCATGCGCGTCTCCTACGTCAAGGACGGCCTCGCGGTGACGGTGGGCGTGGCGGTCTTCGACACCGAGGCCAAGGCCACCAAGGTCAAGGGCCAGGTGAACACGAAGAAGGACATCGTCCGGCCGCTCTCCGGCAAGGGCATCAAGGACTTCTGCGCCTCCGCCGTCTGCTACTCCAAGTCCAACTCCTACGGCCGTTACGCCTACTTCACCATCACGGGCTTCACCAACGGCAAGGACATGACGGACAAGGACACGGCGGGCTTCCAGACCGGCGACAACCTGGAGGAGTTCACGTTCCGCCAGATCCGCCGGCGCGGTGAGGCCCAGGCTTCGGCGGCGGCGGGCGAGTAGCGGCGCGCGGGAAGCGGCGCGCGGCGGCCGACGCACTGTCGACCGCCGCGGCCGGCCCCGGGCTCACAAGCGCTTGGCGCTGCGCAGCGTCTTCGCGTAGTAGCCGTTGCCGTCGAGGCGGGACACACCGCCGACGTCGCCGATGGTGGGCCCGTTGACCTCCTCGCGGCTCGACACGAAGATCAGGTGACCCTCGGTGTCGTGCCCGAGGACCAGGCCGACGTGGTCGAGCCGCTGGCCGGTGCGGGTGTCGAGCTTGAAGAAGACGAGATCGCCCGGCTGGAGCTGGTCGATGGCGGACGGGCGGTCCTGCGCGGTGATCCCGGCCAGCGGCAGGATGTCGACGCCCTGCTTGGAGCGAGCCATGCCGTTGGCGGTGCGGGGCAGGCCGTCGCCCGAGGTGTCCGAGGACATCAGGGGGTAGCGGGCCCGGTAGCCCAGCACCATGCGGATGAAGCCCGAGCAGTCGATCGAGCGGGCCCGCATGCTCTCCGGCTGACCGACGACGCCGTCCCGGAACGGGTACGGCACCCCGAGGTAGTCGTAGAAGTCGGACTGCTCCAGGCGCAGGTCGCCGCCCTCCGACCCGGACGTGTTCAGCGGACCGAAGTTGGCGTCACCGGCGATGACGGTGCCCTGCCCGTCCTTCTTCTGCGGCGCGCCCGCGACGTACTGGAAGGCGAAGGCGAAGATGTCGTCCTCCTTGCTGTTCCGGTACTCGGCGTACCACTCCTTGAACCACTTCTCCTTCTCCGCCCCCTTGGACCACTTCTCCGGCATCAGCCGCACCCAGTCCGTGGTGCTGACCTTCGACGCGGTCGAGGTCGGCTCCTGGAAGGTGCGGGCGGGCCCGCTCAGCGTCGCGATGCGCGCGCCGTCCGTGAACACGGCCTTGATCTGGCCGTCGGCCCCGCGCAGCACGGACCGCGCCGGGTTCTCCAGCCGGGACCAGGCCTCCTTGCCGGTGTCCGTCGAGGCCTCGGTACTGCGGCCGCCTTCCAGGACCCCGACGTTGCGCACCTCGGTGACGCCCGGCTCCTCCTGCTTGCGCAGTTCAACCGTGAGGTAGCCGGAGGTGCCGACGAGCGCCAGCAGCACCAGGCCCGTGACGACGGGCCTCGACTTCTTCTTCCCTGCCATCGTTGTGTGCTCCTCGGTTCTCAGACGGTCGGCATGACGCCGAGCAGCAGGCCGGCGGCGACCACGATGTAGGCCATGAGGGAGACGGTGCCCGTGGCCAGCAGCGTGGCCCCCTTGGGCTG is a window from the Streptomyces sp. NBC_00299 genome containing:
- a CDS encoding DUF389 domain-containing protein; translated protein: MLHLRLITPADRTDDVVRLIEGTVGATHLAVLPGAARNPSGDLVMCDVAREAGDGLLTDLQQLGIEKSGSIAVENIDLSLSKRADEAEKEAPGEGADAVLWEHLTEATHEESTLSVTYLAFITLATMIAACGVVLDNAILIVGAMAVGPEFGPLAGICTAMVQRAPRLALRSLIALLVGFAVAMAVTMGFSYLMDAVGLFTEAKLEADRPNTGFIYAPDWFSFVVAVLAGAAGTLSLTSAKSGALVGVAISVTTVPAAANASVALIYGDAKQTWLSTGQLLLNLLGIILAGTLTLLTQKWLWSVQRRRSTTP
- the coaA gene encoding type I pantothenate kinase; the protein is MPRSAHRPKPEATPYVDLTRSEWSALRDKTPLPLTAEEVEKLRGLGDVIDLDEVRDIYLPLSRLLNLYVGATDGLRGALNTFLGEQGSQSGTPFVIGVAGSVAVGKSTVARLLQALLSRWPEHPRVELVTTDGFLLPTKELQARGLMSRKGFPESFDRRALTRFVADIKAGKGEVTAPVYSHLIYDIVPDQKLTVRRPDILIVEGLNVLQPALPGKDGRTRVGLADYFDFSVYVDARTEDIERWYLNRFKRLRETAFQNPSSYFRKYTQVSEEEALDYAGTMWRTINKPNLVENIAPTRGRATLVVRKGPDHKVQRLSLRKL
- the rpsI gene encoding 30S ribosomal protein S9 — protein: MAETTAEQPLDENVENVENIDIDSYTTESEVPVEGEYTSESLASRFGEPQPAAGLGRRKNAIARVRIVPGTGKWKINGRTLEDYFPNKVHQQEVNEPFKVLELEGRYDVIARIAGGGVSGQAGALRLGVARALNEADVDNNRGPLKKAGFLKRDDRAVERKKAGLKKARKAPQYSKR
- a CDS encoding glycosyltransferase family 87 protein; translated protein: MSEHKSDISGWLVRRATWHLWAVLGVLLGALVMRTARVTSDGGMDNAIVVRAARVWLGGGSPYDDPHFLYLPSAVLAAAPQALIPRGLLGVLVPVVVTGCLVGGWVCALRVHGVPLRSRFAALGLIGLAVGFAPFAHLVLLGNWTATAVLALPLGLLLAARGRWVAAGAVIGAAIALKPLLAPVGLLFVFARQWRGLGVMVGVPVVASVGAALLLPDPAGFFTRTLPFLLGGDDGFVRLYEASLVAVLPRVGVPGAVAGGIGLVAAGVGAGCAYGRWRRGDEGARRLVETAAGLMLSAFLVSRPSYDHYLLAVVPLLVAGVLSEGAVARGVWFWVSLVPQLPGVTWPYLEAVQRRAFRDAVTLCGVAVTVAVRGVRSGGDVSPPPPLPVPSSRGSTPSTPPASSRGT
- the rplM gene encoding 50S ribosomal protein L13, which produces MRTYSPKPGDVTRQWHVIDAQDVVLGRLATTAASLLRGKHKPIYAPHVDTGDFVIIINADKVHLSGNKRTQKMAYRHSGYPGGLRSVRYDELLDKNPEKAVEKAVKGMLPKNTLGRQMLSKLKVYKGDQHPHGAQQPQPYEITQVAQ
- the glmM gene encoding phosphoglucosamine mutase is translated as MGRLFGTDGVRGVANADLTAEMALGLSVAAAHVLAEAGTFEGHRPTAVVGRDPRASGEFLEAAVVAGLASAGVDVMRVGVLPTPAVAHLTGSLGADLGVMLSASHNAMPDNGIKFFARGGHKLADELEDRIESVYDEHRHGEPWQRPTGASVGRVRSYDQGFDEYVAHLLGVLPNRLDGLKIVLDEAHGAAAGVSPEAFRQAGADVVTIGAEPDGLNINDGCGSTHLDKLKAAVLDHGAALGIAHDGDADRCLAVDHTGDEVDGDQILAVLALAMRERSALRADTVVATVMSNLGFKLALEREGLKLVQTGVGDRYVLEEMKEHGYALGGEQSGHVIILDHATTGDGTLTGLLLAARVAETGRTLRDLAAVMERLPQVLINVPDVDRTRVGSSAELAAAVTEAERELGSTGRVLLRPSGTEPLVRVMVEAADIEQARSVAGRLADVVKSALG
- a CDS encoding C40 family peptidase, producing MAGKKKSRPVVTGLVLLALVGTSGYLTVELRKQEEPGVTEVRNVGVLEGGRSTEASTDTGKEAWSRLENPARSVLRGADGQIKAVFTDGARIATLSGPARTFQEPTSTASKVSTTDWVRLMPEKWSKGAEKEKWFKEWYAEYRNSKEDDIFAFAFQYVAGAPQKKDGQGTVIAGDANFGPLNTSGSEGGDLRLEQSDFYDYLGVPYPFRDGVVGQPESMRARSIDCSGFIRMVLGYRARYPLMSSDTSGDGLPRTANGMARSKQGVDILPLAGITAQDRPSAIDQLQPGDLVFFKLDTRTGQRLDHVGLVLGHDTEGHLIFVSSREEVNGPTIGDVGGVSRLDGNGYYAKTLRSAKRL